A single Oncorhynchus tshawytscha isolate Ot180627B linkage group LG01, Otsh_v2.0, whole genome shotgun sequence DNA region contains:
- the tle2a gene encoding transducin-like enhancer protein 1 — protein sequence MYTHGRKKIFFLKNSAPRMFPQNRPPAPLQPPPGSSASAAAAAASGAPQALKLTYPETLDRIKEEFQFLQTQYHSLKMECEKLATEKTEIQRHYVMYYEMSYGLNIEMHKQTEIAKRLNVICAQLIPFLSQEHQQQVVQAMERAKQVTMGELNASIGQQLQAQHLSQHVAQGLQGLHSMQMGPHPGGLPHPGLALGGGSSLLALSGALGAQLAAKEGHERAHLEAAAAAAAAEHHRGWLRGRGAMLPIMDVDREAGPSSMSNGDKGRTADYLSNGKKRRADEKEFMTDYGSDADKSDDNLVVDEVRPLVPRSVHSYSSRENGLDKLPPSRKDAPPQASPASLASSSSQASPSRSKDREPPREKSSTPGMKPGTPHGSQDSSTPGPSAPPQFRPVPGKPGVDPLALGLRNPLAVQGAYPPGAFSLPPPGVNGELAGAAAAYGAGLHLVSPQMNGSAAAAAAAGYGRSPVVGYESPHPHMRVPGLPASLQSSASGKPAYSFHVSADGQMQPVPFPPDALLGPGIPRHARQIHTLNHGEVVCAVTISTSTRHVYTGGKGCVKVWDISQPGSKSAMAQLDCLNRDNYIRSCKLLPDGRTLIVGGEASTLSIWDLATPTPRIKAELTSSAPACYALAISPDNKVCFSCCSDGNIVVWDLHNQTLVRQFQGHTDGASCIDISNDGTKLWTGGLDNTVRCWDLREGRQLQQHDFTSQIFSLGYCPTGEWLAVGMESSNVEVLHVSKPDKYQLHLHESCVLSLKFAYCGKWFVSTGKDNLLNAWRTPYGSSIFQSKESSSVLSCDISPDDQFIVTGSGDKKATVYEVIY from the exons GCACCTCTCCAGCCACCCCCTGGGTCTTCAGCGTCTGCGGCGGCAGCTGCAGCCTCGGGAGCCCCCCAGGCCCTAAAGCTCACCTACCCAGAGACCCTGGACCGCATCAAGGAGGAGTTCCAGTTCCTCCAGACCCAGTACCACAG CCTGAAGATGGAGTGTGAGAAACTGGCCACAGAGAAGACTGAGATCCAGAGACACTATGTTATG TATTACGAGATGTCCTACGGCCTTAATATTGAAATGCACAAACAG ACGGAGATCGCCAAGCGCCTGAATGTGATCTGTGCCCAACTCATCCCTTTCCTGTCACAGGag CACCAACAACAGGTGGTCCAGGCCATGGAGCGCGCCAAGCAGGTGACTATGGGGGAGTTAAATGCATCGATAGGG CAACAGCTGCAGGCGCAGCACCTCTCCCAGCATGTGGCCCAGGGTTTGCAGGGTCTGCACAGTATGCAAATGGGGCCCCATCCTGGGGGCCTCCCTCACCCTGGCCTGGCGCTGGGCGGAGGGTCCAGCCTCTTGGCTCTGTCTGGGGCCCTGGGGGCCCAGCTGGCTGCCAAGGAGGGCCACGAGAGGGCCCACCTGGAGGCTGCCGCTGCTGCAGCCGCCGCAGAGCACCACAGAG GCTGGCTGCGGGGACGCGGGGCGATGCTGCCCATCATGGACGTAGACCGTGAAGCGGGACCG agCTCTATGTCCAACGGGGATAAGGGCCGTACAGCAGACTACCTCAGCaatgggaagaagaggagggcagACGAGAAGGAGTTCATGACGGACTAT GGCAGCGATGCGGATAAGAGTGATGATAAtttggtggtggatgaggtga gaCCCCTCGTCCCCCGCAGTGTCCACTCCTACTCGTCTCGAGAAAACGGCCTGGACAAGTTGCCCCCGTCTCGTAAAGACGCCCCTCCCCAGGCCAGCCCTGCGTCCCTGGCCTCCTCCAGCAGCCAAGCCTCCCCCTCCCGCAGCAAGGACCGGGAGCCACCG aggGAGAAGTCCAGTACCCCAGGTATGAAGCCAGGCACCCCCCACGGTTCCCAGGACTCCTCCACCCCCGGCCCCAGTGCACCCCCACAGTTCCGGCCCGTCCCTGGCAAACCTGGCGTTGACCCTCTGG cTCTGGGTCTGAGGAACCCTCTGGCGGTGCAGGGAGCGTATCCCCCCGGGGCATTTAGCCTGCCCCCTCCAGGAGTGAATGGGGAGCTGGCGGGGGCAGCGGCAGCCTATGGAGCGGGGCTCCATCTGGTCTCCCCCCAGATGAACGGCTCTGCAGCCGCCGCCGCTGCAGCCGGATATGGACGATCACCAGTG GTGGGCTACGAGTCTCCTCACCCCCACATGAGGGTACCAGGGTTACCCGCCAGCCTGCAGTCCAGTGCCTCAGGGAAACC tgCCTACTCTTTCCATGTAAGTGCGGATGGACAGATGCAGCCGGTGCCTTTCCCTCCAGACGCCCTGCTGGGCCCGGGCATCCCGCGGCACGCCCGGCAGATCCACACTCTGAACCATGGAGAGGTGGTGTGTGCCGTTACCATCAGCACCTCCACACGCCACGTCTACACCGGCGGCAAGGGGTGTGTCAAGGTGTGGGACATCAGCCAGCCTGGCAGCAAGAGTGCCATGGCCCAGCTCGACTGTCTG AATAGGGATAACTACATCCGCTCCTGCAAACTCCTCCCTGATGGCCGGACCCTCATCGTTGGAGGCGAGGCCAGCACACTGTCAATCTGGGACTTGGCCACACCCACTCCCCGCATCAAGGCGGAGTTGACGTCTTCTGCCCCGGCCTGCTATGCTCTGGCCATTTCCCCCGACAACAAGGTCTGCTTCTCCTGCTGCAGTGACGGAAACATTGTAGTCTGGGACCTGCACAACCAGACCCTGGTTag GCAGTTCCAGGGCCACACTGACGGGGCCAGCTGTATTGACATCTCCAACGATGGGACCAAACTGTGGACGGGGGGGCTGGACAACACAGTACGCTGCTGGGACCTGAGAGAGGGACGACAGCTGCAGCAGCACGACTTCACCTCACAG atCTTTTCTTTGGGCTACTGTCCTACAGGAGAGTGGCTGGCAGTGGGCATGGAGAGCAGTAATGTAGAAGTGCTGCATGTCTCCAAACCAGACAAGTATCAGCTGCACCTCCATGAGAGCTGTGTGCTCTCCCTCAAGTTTGCCTACTGTG GTAAATGGTTTGTGAGCACAGGCAAAGATAACCTTCTGAACGCATGGCGGACACCCTATGGATCAAGCATATTCCAA TCAAAGGAGTCGTCTTCTGTGCTCAGCTGTGACATCTCCCCTGATGACCAGTTCATTGTGACCGGCTCGGGTGACAAGAAGGCCACTGTGTACGAAGTCATCTACTGA